Proteins encoded by one window of Agrobacterium vitis:
- a CDS encoding L-fuconate dehydratase has product MTRITNLNVFDLRFPTSASLDGSDAMNPDPDYSAAYVVLETDEPGLEGHGLTFTIGRGNDICCMAIKAMRHLVVGVDLDEVRAAPGQFWRKLTGDSQLRWIGPDKGAMHLATGAVVNAFWDAMAKQAGLPVWQFVSTMSPEEIADIVDYRYLTDALTREEAVAILRKAEDGKADRIALLEKQGYPCYTTSAGWLGYDDDKLRRLAQDAIDQGFDHIKMKVGRDLEDDIRRLTIAREVIGPDRYLMVDANQVWEVGQAIDWMKKLAFAKPFFIEEPTSPDDVAGHRKIRDAIAPIKVATGEMCQNRIMFKQFITEGAIDIVQIDSCRMGGLNEVLAVLLLAAKYEKPVWPHAGGVGLCEYVQHLSMIDYIAVSGTKEGRVIEYVDHLHEHFIDPCVIQNAAYMPPSRPGFSIEMKPESIAAYTFPTSKTV; this is encoded by the coding sequence ATGACCCGCATTACCAATCTCAATGTTTTCGACCTGCGCTTTCCGACATCCGCAAGCCTTGATGGCTCCGATGCCATGAACCCGGACCCAGATTATTCAGCAGCCTATGTGGTTCTGGAAACCGATGAGCCGGGCCTGGAAGGCCATGGTCTCACCTTCACCATTGGCCGTGGCAACGACATTTGCTGCATGGCAATCAAGGCCATGCGCCATCTGGTGGTGGGCGTGGATCTGGACGAGGTGCGCGCAGCACCTGGCCAGTTCTGGCGAAAGCTGACCGGCGATAGCCAGCTGCGCTGGATCGGACCCGATAAGGGCGCCATGCATCTGGCCACCGGCGCTGTCGTCAACGCCTTCTGGGATGCCATGGCAAAGCAGGCCGGTCTGCCGGTGTGGCAGTTCGTATCGACCATGTCGCCGGAGGAGATCGCCGACATCGTCGATTATCGTTATCTCACCGATGCGCTGACCCGCGAAGAGGCTGTTGCTATCCTGCGCAAGGCGGAGGACGGCAAGGCCGACCGCATCGCTCTTCTCGAAAAGCAAGGATACCCCTGTTACACGACCTCGGCCGGATGGCTGGGATATGACGATGACAAGCTGCGCCGTCTGGCGCAGGACGCCATCGACCAGGGCTTCGATCATATCAAGATGAAGGTTGGACGTGATCTCGAGGACGACATTCGTCGCCTGACGATTGCCCGCGAGGTGATCGGGCCGGATCGGTATCTGATGGTCGATGCCAATCAGGTCTGGGAAGTCGGCCAGGCCATCGACTGGATGAAGAAGCTCGCCTTTGCCAAACCTTTCTTCATCGAGGAGCCAACCAGCCCCGACGATGTGGCAGGTCACCGCAAGATCCGCGATGCCATTGCGCCGATCAAGGTCGCGACCGGCGAGATGTGCCAGAACCGTATCATGTTCAAGCAGTTCATCACCGAGGGGGCGATTGACATCGTCCAGATCGATTCCTGCCGCATGGGCGGGCTCAACGAAGTTCTGGCCGTGCTGCTGCTGGCCGCGAAATACGAAAAGCCGGTCTGGCCGCATGCTGGCGGCGTCGGGCTCTGTGAATATGTCCAGCATCTTTCGATGATCGACTACATCGCGGTCTCCGGCACCAAAGAGGGCCGCGTGATCGAATATGTAGACCATCTGCACGAGCATTTCATCGATCCCTGCGTCATCCAAAATGCTGCTTACATGCCGCCATCCCGTCCCGGCTTCTCCATCGAGATGAAGCCGGAATCGATTGCGGCCTATACGTTTCCCACGTCAAAGACGGTCTGA
- a CDS encoding carbohydrate ABC transporter permease, with product MPAITDLPRTGGSANRRFFQTDGGAALILLAPMVLLFLCAVVYPLIDTIRLSFFDIRGLAPAKWVGLSNYANLLADASFRVAVITTIVWTVGTTALSVGIGWGLAVLCSLAPRTTLPFRVMIFCAYGIAEAVSGFIWLGIYRPGDSGLLNAVLNTLGLENLTRAWLGDTSTALACLVIAYAWTQVGLPLMTCFASIQTIPKSIKEAAYIDGAKPLSIMRHIILPLSLPGLKVAVFINLLGSLRAFDMIFVMTGGGPVRSTETVGYFMFRESMMQFKLGYGAAATVVLLAVVLFVSIPLLRQRTKEAT from the coding sequence ATGCCGGCCATCACCGATCTGCCACGGACGGGAGGGAGCGCCAACCGGCGCTTCTTCCAGACGGATGGGGGAGCGGCTCTCATCCTGCTGGCACCGATGGTGCTGTTGTTTCTGTGCGCTGTCGTCTATCCGTTGATCGATACGATCCGTCTATCGTTTTTTGATATTCGCGGTCTTGCCCCGGCAAAATGGGTGGGGCTTTCCAACTACGCAAACCTGCTGGCGGATGCCAGTTTTCGTGTCGCCGTGATCACCACTATTGTCTGGACGGTCGGCACAACGGCTCTCTCCGTCGGCATCGGCTGGGGTCTGGCGGTGCTGTGTTCGCTGGCCCCGCGCACCACTCTGCCGTTTCGGGTGATGATTTTCTGCGCCTATGGCATTGCCGAGGCCGTCAGCGGCTTCATCTGGCTCGGCATCTACCGGCCCGGCGATAGCGGGTTGTTGAACGCCGTTTTGAACACGCTTGGTCTGGAAAACCTGACCCGCGCGTGGCTGGGCGATACCTCCACAGCCCTTGCATGTCTGGTGATTGCCTATGCCTGGACCCAAGTGGGTCTGCCCCTGATGACCTGCTTTGCGTCGATCCAGACCATTCCGAAAAGCATCAAGGAAGCGGCCTATATTGATGGGGCCAAGCCGCTTTCCATCATGCGCCACATCATTTTGCCTCTGTCGCTGCCGGGGTTGAAAGTGGCAGTTTTCATCAATCTTCTCGGCAGCTTGCGGGCCTTTGACATGATCTTCGTCATGACGGGCGGTGGCCCGGTGCGCTCCACCGAGACGGTTGGCTATTTCATGTTTCGGGAATCGATGATGCAGTTCAAGCTTGGCTATGGCGCGGCGGCCACCGTCGTGTTGCTCGCCGTTGTGCTGTTCGTCTCGATTCCCTTGCTGCGCCAGCGCACCAAGGAGGCGACATGA
- a CDS encoding carbohydrate ABC transporter permease codes for MNARAPLWIPVLVGLLAILWIVPVVGLVLTSIRPAGDIAVGGWWSLHTLRFTLDAWQTVWTKYPLAPAFLSSLKLTGLATLLTVLLAPAAAYAFQFLKFPGRRLLLLVVVNSFVLPQQVVIIPLFTLWRDLHMIDNVWAVLIPFVGLSFAWSIFLVQSFLAEFPRELIEASKIDGCTPIRTFLHVVLPNSLTPMATVGILQFLWCWNSMLLPMLYLRSDVPLTVLLARIAGSFEPNLDQQSVAAIVTMAVPLVVFIVFQRFFAADARNRSGGKE; via the coding sequence ATGAACGCCCGTGCTCCTCTCTGGATTCCGGTTCTCGTCGGCCTTCTGGCCATCCTCTGGATTGTGCCGGTTGTCGGTCTGGTTTTGACTTCCATCCGACCTGCTGGTGATATTGCCGTTGGCGGCTGGTGGTCGCTGCACACACTGCGCTTCACGCTGGACGCCTGGCAGACGGTCTGGACAAAATATCCGCTGGCCCCCGCCTTTTTGTCATCCCTGAAACTGACCGGGCTTGCGACGCTGCTGACAGTTCTTCTGGCACCAGCTGCGGCTTATGCCTTTCAGTTTCTGAAATTCCCCGGACGGCGCCTTCTGCTGTTGGTTGTCGTCAATTCCTTCGTGTTGCCGCAGCAGGTGGTGATCATTCCGCTGTTCACGCTCTGGCGCGATCTGCACATGATCGACAATGTCTGGGCCGTGCTTATTCCCTTTGTCGGACTGTCTTTCGCCTGGTCGATCTTTCTGGTGCAGAGCTTTCTGGCGGAATTTCCACGTGAACTGATCGAGGCCTCAAAAATTGATGGCTGTACGCCGATCCGAACCTTTCTTCATGTCGTTCTGCCCAATTCCCTCACGCCGATGGCAACCGTTGGCATCCTGCAATTCCTGTGGTGCTGGAATTCCATGCTGCTGCCCATGCTGTATTTGCGCTCCGATGTGCCGCTGACGGTGCTTCTGGCCCGCATTGCAGGCTCATTCGAGCCTAACCTTGACCAACAATCGGTGGCGGCCATCGTCACCATGGCGGTTCCCTTGGTGGTCTTCATCGTGTTTCAGCGCTTCTTCGCGGCAGACGCCCGCAATCGCTCGGGAGGCAAGGAATGA
- a CDS encoding amidohydrolase family protein has translation MIIDAHQHFWLLKNRQGQWPPPELAAIYRDFGAADLEPQLAATGVGGTVLVQSLATVDDTRFLLDLAQHHDFILGVVGWVDLKAADAATLITELATTYPKLKGLRPMVQDIAEDDWIDDPALDPAIGAMLASSLTFDALVLPRHLAPLERFARRHPALPIVIDHGAKPVIAQGFYSDWRNAMTRLADLENISCKLSGLLTEAGSQQPEAIRPYAETILDLFGPDRVIWGSDWPVLTLASDYQSWFAQARAIVPEAAHDRVFCENARRFYGL, from the coding sequence ATGATCATCGATGCACATCAGCATTTCTGGCTCCTGAAAAACCGGCAAGGCCAATGGCCCCCACCGGAACTTGCCGCCATCTACCGAGACTTCGGGGCCGCAGACCTGGAGCCGCAACTGGCAGCGACGGGCGTTGGGGGGACGGTCCTGGTTCAATCGCTGGCAACCGTCGATGACACGCGCTTCCTGCTGGATCTAGCGCAACACCATGATTTCATTCTCGGCGTGGTGGGCTGGGTTGACCTGAAGGCGGCGGATGCGGCCACCCTCATCACGGAGCTGGCGACGACCTATCCGAAGCTGAAGGGCCTGCGCCCCATGGTGCAGGATATTGCCGAGGATGACTGGATCGACGATCCCGCACTCGACCCGGCCATCGGGGCGATGCTGGCCTCAAGTCTTACCTTCGATGCGCTGGTTCTGCCCCGCCACCTCGCGCCATTGGAAAGGTTTGCGCGCCGTCATCCCGCTCTGCCTATCGTCATCGATCACGGCGCAAAACCCGTCATCGCGCAGGGGTTCTACAGCGACTGGCGCAACGCCATGACGCGGCTTGCCGACCTGGAAAACATCTCATGCAAACTGTCCGGCCTGCTGACCGAAGCCGGTTCGCAACAGCCCGAAGCCATTCGTCCCTATGCCGAGACGATCCTCGATCTCTTTGGGCCGGACCGGGTGATATGGGGCAGCGACTGGCCGGTGTTGACCCTCGCCAGCGATTACCAAAGCTGGTTTGCCCAGGCCCGAGCCATCGTGCCGGAAGCCGCCCATGATCGGGTATTTTGTGAAAATGCCCGCCGCTTCTATGGCCTTTGA
- a CDS encoding ABC transporter permease, whose protein sequence is MVEITTDKPPQAGQEKGPKRGLNDRQKDIIQKFAALGCLVVLAAVFALTSNAFLSVNNGMTIALQVTSIAFLGIGATYVIITGGIDLSVGSVLALAGVVAALAVKELGAPVWIGMLLGVLTGTACGVINGLVITRLKLPPFIATLGMMLIARGVALQITGARAVSGLGESFGVLGNGSLLRFESIDDQGFPVVSFPGIPYPVVLMVIIAVAAAFVLNRTVLGRHIYATGSNADAAQLSGVNVARVTAFTYIVSGTLAGLTGCVLMSRLVTAQPNEGVAYELDAIASAVIGGTSLIGGVGTISGTFIGAFVIGILRNGLNMNGVSAFTQQIIIGLVILGTVWIDQIRNRK, encoded by the coding sequence ATGGTTGAGATCACCACCGACAAGCCACCCCAGGCGGGCCAGGAAAAGGGACCCAAAAGGGGATTAAACGACCGACAGAAGGATATCATCCAGAAATTTGCAGCGCTTGGCTGCCTGGTCGTTCTGGCCGCTGTGTTTGCCCTCACCTCCAATGCCTTCCTGAGCGTCAATAACGGCATGACGATTGCACTACAGGTCACGTCCATTGCCTTTCTTGGTATCGGGGCAACTTATGTCATCATCACCGGGGGTATTGATCTCTCGGTCGGCTCGGTGCTGGCGCTGGCCGGAGTGGTCGCCGCCCTTGCCGTCAAGGAACTCGGCGCGCCGGTGTGGATCGGCATGCTGCTCGGCGTTCTCACCGGCACGGCCTGCGGGGTCATCAATGGCCTGGTCATTACCAGGCTGAAGCTGCCACCGTTCATTGCCACCCTTGGCATGATGCTGATTGCGCGTGGTGTCGCACTACAAATCACCGGTGCACGCGCCGTCTCGGGCCTTGGAGAGTCCTTCGGCGTTCTCGGCAATGGCTCGCTGCTGCGCTTTGAAAGCATTGACGATCAAGGATTTCCGGTGGTCAGCTTTCCGGGCATTCCCTATCCCGTGGTGCTGATGGTGATCATTGCCGTGGCCGCAGCCTTCGTGCTGAACCGAACCGTGCTTGGCCGGCATATCTATGCCACCGGCTCGAATGCGGACGCAGCCCAGCTTTCAGGCGTCAATGTCGCCCGCGTCACCGCCTTCACTTATATCGTTTCCGGCACGCTGGCTGGCCTTACCGGCTGCGTGCTGATGTCTCGTCTCGTCACCGCCCAGCCGAATGAAGGCGTGGCCTATGAGCTGGACGCCATCGCTTCGGCGGTGATTGGCGGAACCTCGCTGATTGGCGGGGTCGGTACGATTTCCGGAACCTTCATCGGTGCCTTTGTCATCGGCATCCTGCGCAATGGCCTGAACATGAACGGCGTCTCCGCCTTCACCCAGCAGATCATTATAGGCCTCGTCATTCTCGGCACCGTCTGGATCGACCAGATCCGCAATCGGAAATAA
- a CDS encoding ABC transporter substrate-binding protein, translated as MMTTSFTAVAGDASRCARLTLAAFTLALASSGSALAAPKGDLVILQWMAGSDLEVIQNLEKAFMAKYPDVKIKEVPVTWSGDPRGGLRTSLMGGEKADLMINTWPAFRTELVTAGLLRPLDNAYSAMKWGERLDNSWKDLGSVSGQLYGVTFTYGDRSGLWYDTGTFKKAGIATPPKDWAQFLEAIAKLKSAGVVPMAVPAKTWAHAEVFETLILREGGADLSRKLVAHEIPWTDDRVKATLRKWRELLSAGCCGDASTMLGTEWDNASDRVLKERTSGFFQMGMWINNRAETVYKLAPDQFGLFQFPATGQGHDTAASVDAKEFVALASGGNSEAADAFMDFTISREGANIIAKGGLASSSKAVDVGLYSPAIQASNTFVTGADTAFVLGDGLPGDLADEYRIQLQKFLGDPSDANIDRVTAAIEAKAKGSY; from the coding sequence ATGATGACTACCAGTTTCACGGCTGTTGCCGGGGATGCGTCACGCTGCGCGCGTCTCACTTTGGCAGCGTTTACCCTTGCATTGGCCTCAAGCGGTTCGGCGCTGGCCGCGCCCAAAGGTGATCTGGTCATCCTGCAATGGATGGCGGGGTCTGACCTTGAGGTGATCCAAAATCTGGAAAAAGCCTTCATGGCCAAATATCCGGATGTGAAAATCAAGGAAGTGCCGGTGACATGGTCCGGCGATCCGCGTGGAGGTCTTCGCACCTCGCTGATGGGCGGCGAAAAGGCCGACCTGATGATCAACACCTGGCCAGCGTTCCGCACAGAACTTGTTACCGCCGGTCTTTTACGCCCGCTGGATAATGCATACTCCGCCATGAAGTGGGGAGAACGGCTCGACAACAGCTGGAAGGATCTTGGGTCCGTCTCCGGCCAACTCTACGGCGTTACCTTCACTTACGGCGACCGCAGCGGTCTTTGGTATGACACCGGAACCTTCAAAAAGGCAGGAATTGCCACGCCGCCCAAGGATTGGGCGCAGTTTCTGGAGGCTATCGCCAAGCTGAAAAGCGCTGGTGTGGTGCCGATGGCCGTCCCTGCCAAGACCTGGGCGCATGCCGAAGTGTTTGAAACGCTGATCTTGCGAGAAGGCGGTGCGGATCTTTCACGCAAACTCGTGGCCCATGAAATTCCGTGGACAGATGATCGCGTTAAGGCGACCCTTCGCAAATGGCGCGAACTGTTGAGCGCGGGTTGCTGCGGCGATGCGTCCACAATGCTTGGAACAGAGTGGGACAACGCTTCCGACCGGGTTTTGAAGGAGCGTACGTCTGGCTTTTTCCAGATGGGAATGTGGATCAACAACCGCGCCGAGACCGTCTACAAGCTTGCCCCGGATCAGTTCGGCCTGTTCCAGTTTCCAGCCACAGGGCAGGGGCATGACACTGCCGCCAGTGTCGATGCCAAGGAGTTTGTCGCATTGGCCTCCGGCGGCAACAGCGAGGCTGCGGATGCCTTCATGGATTTCACCATAAGCCGGGAAGGTGCCAACATCATTGCCAAGGGCGGGTTAGCATCCTCCTCCAAAGCGGTTGATGTTGGGCTTTATAGCCCTGCCATTCAGGCGTCCAACACCTTTGTGACCGGGGCGGATACGGCCTTCGTGCTGGGGGATGGCCTGCCTGGAGATCTGGCGGACGAGTATCGCATCCAGCTTCAGAAATTCCTGGGCGATCCCAGCGATGCCAATATCGACAGGGTGACGGCTGCCATCGAGGCCAAGGCAAAGGGATCGTATTGA
- a CDS encoding ABC transporter substrate-binding protein, producing the protein MRKLALALAASVFTLSGALTASAGEIAVIVKTVNSTFWQNVQKGADAAIGKQKAHTMTFQGPAAESAIADQVNMVENAVNRKVDAILLAPSDPDALVPAVKKAWEARIPVVIIDSMLSKDAEKYYQAFLATDNKAAGELAAKAMIQKVGTEGKIAVMSYVAGAGSEIGRVGGFTDYIKANSKLQIVGPYYSQSQMATALNQTTDVLAANADLKGIFGANEPTAIGMGRAIKQAGKTGKLVAIGFDGNQDLQEFVKDGTLEATVVQGSYQMGEKGVDTLLKLLSKEKVEKFIDTGVVVVTKQNIDKPEAKNVLY; encoded by the coding sequence ATGCGTAAACTAGCCCTGGCCCTTGCGGCCTCCGTCTTTACACTGTCGGGCGCGCTCACCGCTTCGGCGGGCGAAATCGCCGTGATCGTCAAGACCGTCAACTCCACCTTCTGGCAGAACGTCCAGAAGGGCGCGGATGCCGCAATTGGCAAGCAGAAGGCGCACACAATGACCTTCCAGGGTCCGGCTGCGGAATCCGCCATTGCCGATCAGGTCAATATGGTCGAGAACGCCGTGAACCGGAAGGTCGATGCCATCCTGCTTGCGCCATCCGACCCGGACGCACTGGTCCCGGCGGTGAAGAAGGCCTGGGAAGCCCGCATTCCCGTCGTCATCATTGACTCGATGCTCTCCAAGGATGCCGAGAAATATTACCAGGCTTTCCTGGCGACGGACAACAAGGCCGCCGGCGAACTGGCAGCCAAGGCGATGATCCAGAAGGTCGGGACCGAAGGCAAGATCGCCGTGATGTCGTATGTAGCAGGTGCCGGTTCTGAAATCGGCCGCGTTGGCGGCTTTACCGACTACATCAAGGCCAACTCGAAACTCCAGATCGTCGGCCCTTATTATTCGCAGTCGCAGATGGCGACCGCGCTGAACCAGACGACCGACGTTCTTGCCGCCAATGCCGACCTGAAGGGCATATTCGGCGCCAATGAACCCACCGCCATCGGCATGGGCCGGGCGATCAAGCAGGCTGGCAAGACCGGCAAGCTCGTCGCTATCGGCTTTGACGGCAACCAGGACCTTCAGGAATTCGTCAAGGACGGCACGCTGGAAGCCACCGTTGTGCAGGGTTCCTATCAAATGGGTGAAAAGGGCGTGGATACGCTTTTGAAGCTTCTGTCGAAGGAAAAGGTCGAAAAGTTCATCGACACTGGTGTCGTGGTCGTCACCAAGCAGAACATCGACAAGCCGGAAGCCAAGAACGTGCTTTACTAA
- a CDS encoding aldo/keto reductase produces MQVNDRRTLRNRDVSFTVMGLGCAQMGNLYRWTSYLEALGAFDAAWDAGIRYFDTAPFYGYTRSERRLGTMLTEHERADYVLSTKVGRVMVPDETVGPEEDTYIQPLPFRPVYDYTYDAILKSFEASQQRTGVLKPDILYVHDIGQMTHGDKHGHYWEQLTKGGGFKALGQLRDAGLVKAIGLGVNEWQVVWDAMDAFDIDVAMLAGRYTLLEQDSLTLLDRADKANVGIVVAGVFNSGLLAGNRKFNYAEAPADILARVAEIEAACATEGVSLQAAALNFPLLHPAVVSVVSGVRNGEQIRANVAWMQETVPSSVWRSLKDKGIIADGVPIGA; encoded by the coding sequence ATGCAGGTCAACGACAGGCGCACGCTGCGCAATCGCGATGTTTCCTTCACGGTGATGGGTCTGGGCTGTGCGCAGATGGGCAATCTCTATCGCTGGACGAGTTACCTGGAAGCGCTCGGGGCCTTCGATGCCGCCTGGGATGCAGGCATTCGTTACTTCGATACCGCACCCTTCTATGGCTACACCCGCTCCGAACGCCGTCTCGGAACGATGCTGACCGAGCATGAGCGCGCAGACTACGTGCTCTCCACCAAGGTAGGCCGCGTGATGGTCCCCGATGAGACCGTCGGACCAGAGGAAGACACCTATATTCAGCCCCTGCCGTTCCGTCCGGTCTACGATTACACCTATGATGCCATTCTGAAATCCTTTGAGGCAAGCCAGCAGCGCACCGGCGTGCTGAAGCCTGACATTCTCTATGTCCACGACATCGGCCAGATGACGCATGGTGACAAGCACGGGCATTATTGGGAGCAGTTGACCAAGGGCGGCGGGTTCAAGGCGCTCGGCCAGTTGCGCGACGCTGGCCTCGTCAAGGCCATCGGCCTCGGCGTCAATGAATGGCAGGTGGTCTGGGATGCCATGGATGCCTTCGATATCGATGTCGCCATGCTGGCCGGGCGCTATACGCTGCTGGAACAGGACAGCCTGACACTGCTGGACCGGGCGGATAAAGCCAATGTCGGGATCGTGGTGGCCGGGGTCTTTAATTCGGGCCTGCTGGCGGGAAACCGCAAATTCAATTATGCCGAGGCACCCGCCGACATTCTTGCCCGCGTCGCCGAGATCGAAGCGGCATGCGCCACTGAAGGCGTATCACTGCAGGCGGCGGCCTTGAATTTTCCGCTGCTGCATCCCGCCGTCGTCTCCGTGGTATCCGGCGTCCGCAACGGCGAGCAGATCCGCGCCAACGTGGCCTGGATGCAGGAAACCGTCCCCTCCTCCGTGTGGCGATCTCTGAAGGACAAGGGCATCATCGCCGATGGCGTGCCGATCGGAGCGTGA
- a CDS encoding sugar ABC transporter ATP-binding protein, with product MGGVSLAAGECKPAPLLLKLEGVTKEFPGVKALQDVSLDVRAGEVHAVCGENGAGKSTLMKIISGVYQRDAGNMIYKGETVHFTSTLQSEAAGIAIIHQELNLVPHLSVAENIYLAREPRLSFIGGRFMVDRRKLRQDAKRCLDRLGVDINPDAQVRTLSVAQRQMVEIAKALSLDASVLIMDEPTSSLTQQEAQLLFRVIRDLKREGTGIIYISHRLDEMAEIVDRVTVLRDGRYISTDDFDAITVDYIVARMVGRSLEEKFPAPTRSPTRDTIFSVSGLSRHGAFTDIGFELRRGEILGFAGLMGAGRTEVARAIFGADPFDSGTIQLEGRPLSISDPRSAIDAGIAYLSEDRKAGGLAVKMPVDANLMMANMEAVSNPFGVIDKELHRQSSQHYVDLLNIKTPSLNQPVRLLSGGNQQKIIIGKWLFRQPKIMFFDEPTRGIDVGAKLAIYRLMDELAAKGIGIILISSELPEILGLSDRVAVFHEGRITATLTTRETSQEEIMLYASGRVRESVRGMTHG from the coding sequence ATGGGAGGAGTGTCGCTTGCCGCTGGCGAGTGCAAACCCGCGCCGCTGCTTTTAAAACTGGAAGGCGTCACCAAGGAATTCCCTGGGGTGAAGGCCCTGCAGGACGTCAGCCTTGATGTCAGGGCCGGTGAAGTCCATGCGGTTTGCGGCGAGAACGGAGCCGGAAAATCCACGCTGATGAAAATCATCAGCGGCGTCTACCAGAGAGACGCCGGCAACATGATCTACAAGGGCGAAACGGTTCATTTCACCTCCACATTGCAGTCGGAAGCCGCCGGAATTGCCATCATCCATCAGGAACTCAACCTCGTTCCGCATCTCTCCGTCGCCGAAAACATCTATCTTGCCCGCGAACCACGGCTAAGTTTTATCGGTGGGCGTTTTATGGTCGACAGACGCAAGCTGCGCCAAGACGCCAAGCGATGCCTTGATCGCCTGGGTGTCGACATCAACCCCGACGCCCAAGTGCGCACGCTCTCCGTCGCGCAGCGGCAGATGGTCGAGATTGCCAAGGCCCTGTCGCTGGATGCCTCCGTGCTCATCATGGACGAACCGACCTCCTCGCTAACCCAACAGGAAGCACAGCTTCTCTTTCGCGTCATCCGTGACCTGAAACGCGAGGGAACCGGTATCATCTATATCTCGCACCGGCTCGATGAGATGGCAGAAATCGTCGATCGCGTCACGGTGCTGCGCGATGGGCGCTACATCTCAACGGATGATTTCGATGCGATCACCGTGGACTATATCGTCGCCCGCATGGTGGGCCGCTCGCTGGAGGAAAAATTTCCGGCACCGACCCGTTCGCCAACCAGGGACACCATCTTTTCCGTTTCGGGTCTTAGCCGCCATGGCGCTTTCACCGATATCGGCTTCGAACTTCGCCGCGGCGAAATTCTGGGTTTTGCGGGATTGATGGGCGCCGGTCGGACGGAAGTGGCCCGGGCGATCTTCGGCGCCGATCCGTTCGACAGCGGAACAATCCAGCTCGAAGGACGGCCCCTTTCGATTTCCGACCCGCGTTCGGCGATTGATGCAGGGATCGCCTATCTTTCCGAGGACCGCAAGGCGGGAGGCCTGGCAGTCAAGATGCCGGTCGATGCCAACCTGATGATGGCCAATATGGAGGCCGTCTCCAATCCGTTCGGCGTGATCGACAAGGAATTGCACCGCCAGTCGAGCCAGCACTATGTCGATCTGCTCAACATCAAAACGCCCAGCCTGAACCAACCCGTCCGCCTGCTGTCGGGCGGCAACCAGCAGAAGATCATTATTGGAAAATGGCTGTTCCGGCAGCCGAAGATCATGTTCTTCGACGAGCCGACACGGGGCATCGATGTCGGCGCCAAGCTCGCCATCTACCGGCTGATGGATGAGCTTGCTGCCAAGGGCATCGGCATCATTCTGATCAGTTCCGAGCTTCCGGAAATCCTGGGACTGTCGGACCGCGTTGCGGTTTTCCACGAAGGTCGCATCACCGCAACCCTGACGACGCGCGAAACGTCGCAGGAAGAGATCATGCTTTATGCCTCCGGCCGTGTCCGGGAGAGCGTGCGAGGAATGACCCATGGTTGA
- a CDS encoding FadR/GntR family transcriptional regulator has product MTLPKRLYQQIADQVRHLIQSGPYPAGSRLPAERELAQTLGVSRPSLREALIALEIDGTIEIRMGSGIYVLSASKSAASGRSLGESPTELMQARAVIESAVIVKAAAAMTDAVFAALVGIVEEMRQEIAEGRKPIDQDRQFHLTIAEQSGNSVLAEIVANLFDERHSPISDHIRGRFETPETWSLALIEHEAILTALEARDPLAAQAAMYAHLTASRRRWLEN; this is encoded by the coding sequence ATGACATTGCCCAAACGCCTTTACCAACAGATTGCCGACCAGGTTCGGCATCTGATCCAGAGCGGCCCTTATCCGGCAGGGTCGAGGCTGCCCGCTGAACGTGAGCTGGCGCAAACCCTAGGGGTCTCGCGACCGTCCTTGCGCGAGGCGTTGATTGCGCTGGAAATCGACGGAACAATCGAGATTCGCATGGGATCGGGCATTTATGTCCTGTCGGCCAGCAAGTCCGCCGCCTCTGGGCGATCACTGGGGGAGAGCCCGACAGAGCTGATGCAGGCGCGTGCCGTCATCGAAAGCGCTGTTATCGTCAAGGCTGCTGCGGCAATGACCGATGCGGTTTTTGCGGCGCTTGTCGGGATTGTCGAAGAGATGCGTCAGGAGATTGCCGAGGGGCGCAAGCCGATCGATCAGGACCGCCAGTTTCATCTGACCATCGCCGAGCAATCGGGCAATTCGGTGCTGGCGGAGATCGTCGCCAATCTGTTTGACGAACGCCATAGCCCCATCTCAGACCATATAAGGGGTCGCTTCGAGACGCCCGAAACCTGGTCACTGGCGCTGATCGAGCACGAGGCAATTCTGACTGCGCTGGAAGCACGAGACCCGCTCGCGGCACAGGCGGCAATGTATGCCCATCTGACGGCATCACGAAGGCGATGGTTGGAAAACTGA